A single Cannabis sativa cultivar Pink pepper isolate KNU-18-1 chromosome 7, ASM2916894v1, whole genome shotgun sequence DNA region contains:
- the LOC133039857 gene encoding uncharacterized protein LOC133039857: MVNCCLMIYVFLSLYNLVYRYFLFERDTSLVIFLTATISFLLKNKLRDLMENGEPRRSTRLNERAVVRDRARGRGRGGAHGRGRGRGRGNQHVPAEAVIQENQNAPVNGQQSGQGGGNHEVPAGVVGQEHQNAPVVVPPQQEDLAQEVSRLREEIRKRDEEAHNRQEQPNQGQHRFLPVQYMPVPEGRWEPIYERFRKQHPPNFEGGSDPMEAEEWLRTVEGIVEYMRLGNGDSVVCAASLLKKDARIWWDVIKQTRDVAAMTWSDFVQVFNNKYYSEAIRSARVNEFTNLRQGKSTVTEYAHQFDRLAKFATDLVPTEFLRIHRFTEGLDS, encoded by the coding sequence atggtgaattgttgcttgatgatttacgtttttttaagtttatataaTTTAGTGTATAGATATTTCCTTTTTGAGCGAGATACATCTTTGGTTATTTTTCTTACCGCTACTATCTCCTTTCTTTTGAAGAACAAGTTAAGGGATTTGATGGAAAACGGTGAACCCAGAAGATCAACCCGGTTGAATGAAAGAGCGGTTGTAAGAGACCGAGCTAGAGGTCGAGGGCGAGGAGGTGCTCACGGTCGAGGTCGCGGTCGAGGCAGGGGAAACCAGCATGTCCCTGCCGAGGCGGTGATCCAGGAGAATCAAAATGCCCCTGTAAATGGACAACAATCAGGTCAAGGTGGGGGCAACCACGAAGTCCCTGCTGGGGTAGTTGGTCAAGAACACCAAAACGCCCCTGTAGTGGTGCCACCACAACAAGAAGATTTGGCGCAAGAAGTTTCTCGTCTCAGGGAAGAAATTAGGAAGCGAGATGAAGAGGCTCACAACCGTCAGGAACAACCCAATCAAGGACAACATCGATTTTTGCCGGTGCAATACATGCCTGTGCCGGAGGGTCGATGGGAACCaatatatgaaaggttccgcaagcaacACCCACCAAATTTTGAAGGGGGCTCAGATCCAATGGAAGCTGAGGAATGGTTAAGAACAGTGGAAGGTATTGTTGAGTACATGCGGCTCGGTAACGGCGATAGTGTAGTTTGTGCTGCTAGTTTATTGAAAAAGGATGCCCGCATCTGGTGGGATGTTATTAAACAAACACGGGATGTGGCCGCAATGACCTGGTCTGACTTTGTACAAGTATTTAACAACAAATACTACAGTGAAGCAATACGCTCAGCTAGAGTTAATGAGTTCACGAACCTGAGGCAGGGTAAGTCTACAGTTACAGAGTATGCTCACCAATTTGAcagattagcaaagtttgccaCAGATCTGGTTCCTACTGAGTTTCTGAGGATTCATCGTTTTACTGAAGGGCTCGACTCCTGA